Genomic segment of Ostrinia nubilalis chromosome 22, ilOstNubi1.1, whole genome shotgun sequence:
aaaatatcaagtaatattaatttcttgtTTGACGTACAAagaaaattatgtaggtaggtaggtattaagtaAATCACCGGTAATGGCTCTACTTATTCTTTATCGTCCTAATAAGCATCATAAAATATACTACACATAGAACCAAAATATTCATCTTTAGGTAAATTAACACAGAACCAGTAGGTAGCTTCGCTCAATAAAACCAATCATCTTGTGATACCACCTACTAACGTTTACGTAAGTTATAAAATGCCTTCTCACTCCACGACAGTTCCTTATCCCAACCGGTCCCGTGGCACCATTGCGGTGCCCGCCTCACCCACTTTCCAATACGGGAAATGTGTGCTACAATAGTCTGTTTACTCTATGGATGcgatttgaatttggaacatttttatttttaaaaggttcGATGAgaagaaaaaagttttgttaatgttgtagaaaaagaaaataatgcttTGGAGTGGCCAGGTTCTTGTAGATTTTTTTTAGATCCGTACCTATGGACTCTTATAACAccgaattaatatttaatagaaTTACTATTTACGAGCGATATGTTACAAATTGtaagatttatatttatttacatcgaTGTTACTAATGGATAAGCAAATGGCCgtaatttgattaattaattacaagaaATAACAATTACTCTtactttaaattatttgtttgtaattttataaacatttattgCACAACCTCATTCATGCCTTTCatttatttgtaatgtaacGACTTTACATTCTTTAGCGTGCTTATAATTTccatttattaaattaacattaataattacaaaaataagtcGATAAACAATACTGtttcaaactaatttaaaaacaaaaaatatttacctattaACAGTTGCAGTAGAAAAATTCCAAAAAGGTCTGTTCCAGGATAGGTGTGTTCACTAGTACGGTTTTTgaactatattttattttaaacactaCACGTAAAGAGGTACTAGGAGAGTAGAAGTACTAAGCGATGGCTACCCACCGCACCGAGTGTCGGCATAACACTGGCCACCGTCACGTCTACTAAAGCTATCGAACAAGACCGTGATTATCTTTAGACTTTCTACCAAGAAAAACACCTGAAATAGCTGACATTATAAATGACCTAATTGGAAGAAAACCTCTTTGGaacaattgttttttaaatcttcaaaaaaaaaattggcgcGATTTCATCACAACCGGTTGCATGGTCATCTCTCTTAAAAACTTTCTTTGACCCCAATTACATGGAGCTGTTACATTTTTGTGATCAGTATTTATTCTCAGGAAGCTATTTTCAATAAAAGTAAGCTCTGTTCACAAGTTCTGCgtatttattagtttacgaaaaacgaatttcattatttaattattaaataataagagCTAACGCGTTGAACTCTTTTCTtcttaaattactttttcttCAAAACGTCTactattttcttctgattaatttaacAATTTAACTTCCCTTGGGACAAATACAGCCTTTACcgattgagtttttattggtggtcaagaaaagcttaataccttaaagaattctcttcCAGCCAACTGTTTGGTTCAACACAAATTTAATCCTAGACGTAATGTATGATTTttgttgtaatttctttctaTTTATGACACACTGTCTGAGTGGCGGTGATACGCAAAACCATGGTTATACAACAATCTGTGTCACACAAATTATCACTTTCCCGCCACTGCGCCAAGGTTGTGATCTGtggtgcgcccgcgccgcacgAACGCAACGCGCCCTTGTGCCCGATGTGGCGAATCTCTGATGACCAAGGCTACATGCATCATTTGTATCGGATGATGATTGTGCAGTTGCGtgcgattttattttaataatatgaattgattatgtttgttttttatataattaaGTTTTGAGGAGTTTCCGCGCAAGATATAATCAAAATGTGGATCCGTAGGAGAATTAAGTGACCCCTACAGTCCACacaaccaagtggcagtgggcggggcacatagcttgtagaATAGATGGCCGTTGATGCAGCAAACGCTCTTGAGTCGCAATCACAACGCATGGGAAAACGTAATCACAGAGTACTAATAATTAGACGTATTTCAGATCCAAGCAGCATACGGAACCGGATGCTGTGGAACTCCTTGGGGACCGTTCTGCGGACAGCAGGATTTTTTCTGGATGAGAAGGAGAAAGAGAAATATAATTTGAGATGattgtatttacaaaattaaaaacaagtaaggtctttttagtaattaaatcaaacttTTAATATGGCAAACCTTAAAGTTTTAGCCGATtcttaattaataacaaataaaaaaaaacaacagactgagattattacattttttctAGTTAAAACGTAGTAGGCTTATAACGGACCGCAAGCAATCGGGGTGTCATCGCCCCAGCTGGCTGTCAGTGTCATTACTGTCATATGtgaaaacaagaaaaatggcggCGCAGGTTCCTCTGGGTATCAAAACCCATGTTCAAAAGATTTGCTCTGTTTACAAGCAAACCTTACGCAACTTGGAGGCATTCTATGACAGGCGGTAATTATTCTGCTCTTTATTAAAGGGTCCTCTGTACGTCCTGTATTTACATTACATAACATAACCTAttcttcaattttattttcagatttcttGAAGATTTTCATTTTACCTGAGCCCTATTTTATGCCTATCCTTATTCTCCTGAAggtcttttattttaatattcctTTAATCCTTTACATACTTTGTTTTGGAATAATTATTActtgtattatttatattttgttatcTTAGATTCAAAGCTAAACAATGATCTTTTTTACTTGAATTTTTGTAgttttatcaatttaatttgatCAAAACTTATGTATTATTGTCTATTCATGTAGTaaagtaacttttattagttagccattatacctaattattgtttattgttgtTTGATCAGTCTACTAATACCTAGTTTACCAATAATTCTGTATGTTCCCTAGTTACTCAGGGCATAAATTGAGTATAATCAATAACTAATCTTCTATTTTCCAGTAATGTCTACCGCTACCATGCTGTGCAAATGCGTGTGCGTTTCGATGAGATTGTGAATGAGAAGGATTTCCGCAAGTCCCAGGAAATGCTGAAGCAAGCACAAGAGGAACTGTTCCTTACGCAGCATCCTATCCCTAAGAAGTGTAAGTTGATTAGGTggaattaattacttaataaagattttagattGTCTgtctaacggccgaatactgaaacactactcaaatctgtcactcagctgacgggctcctaaatttaagtatccttcaattttaaatggtattctcaaacgctactcaacggatttgaagccgtgatcagctaagcagctctcaaatgtttacataatggcaacatttaccaaaaaaagtatgttttcatttacacaaatgataactttacgtcttttatccattacacgcagcatcgtttggttatgtattgtcttttatggaaatatactcaatcaacttaacatagaacagtttatttttagtttctattatatataaatctcgttttatcatataaaaaaattaatgcttgcatttttatttaattaaaaaaataattttataggtgatactttttattgttgaaatctattaagtggcgatcgtggaccgaaacgtaaccacaattgacatttatcattgttgactgacagagcatcaaattgacaaatcaacaactcttggaaatgctgcccccctagacaaaacgcactttttgatcgaatcgaaaatcgaatccgtcaaattccatacaaaaaaggggcttttcgaccacttttcgactggtttgcgattataattgcactttgtctagacccctatagttccaaaatactgaactgtcctatccatgacattgacagcggggcgccaccgtcaataccggatcgctggttccgatttttgccatgttggaaaccatatagttgaacgatggtagcgccagcgcccccctgtcattgagtttggcgggacagttcagcgtgggtcatctatatgcgatgtcccctttatcctcagaaataggcatgtttatgtaaagcgatttcatagcagctattttggttgttacttcgtgcactatacgatgcacagttggctgttagatttggaagatatcacctagtacacgttcataacttcccgttgcgtagaatagtagggttataataagtatttggtccactggttgtaaggcatttggtgaggggtttcaaagagcttccaaactatgaatccagaaacaacaccgtttctttagggacgcggaacctcgctcggaattgcatgtcattataataatatttttcaatagcgttcagccttattgcgttcctgcgattagatctaggtatttcctcgaggctcgaaagaaatgataacgatgacacacattatttaccactatttaggtcgatttaggtataagaataggatttaagataccgcgcaagcactctcaaatttaacagctgcttaagacgatttgacagttgtttgagtaatgctaagcgttgaatggcgtttcagtatgcgaaaattcatttaagtggcgtttgagtgcaacttaatttgagaggtgcttaaaaattgagaactgctcagatattgttttgagttatgcgaaatgtaagtttaagagctgcttaactatttgagaagccgtcaaatatttaaatggcgtttcagtattcggccgtaaaactttgaataaaatagtacctacttaatctatgataaaaattacaaaccatatttttgggtaac
This window contains:
- the LOC135082896 gene encoding NADH dehydrogenase [ubiquinone] 1 beta subcomplex subunit 9, translating into MAAQVPLGIKTHVQKICSVYKQTLRNLEAFYDRRNVYRYHAVQMRVRFDEIVNEKDFRKSQEMLKQAQEELFLTQHPIPKKFPLSPGGVAYERIVNPPDWVLDYWHPLEKAQYPEYFKKREQRKKEFIAMWEKEYGKYDPKSEHH